The following nucleotide sequence is from Firmicutes bacterium ASF500.
ATCCGGAGGCCGCTTTCTACAACGTGGGCGCCTGGCGGGACGTGGTGGAGAAGGCCAAAAAAATTGAGGCGGGTGAGGCGTGATGGACAGCTTTCAGGTACACATCCTGGCCGCCGACCGGACCTTCTACGAGGGGCCCTGCGTCAGCCTGACCATCCCCACCAGCGACGGGGAGCGGGGCATTCTGGCCCACCACAGCTCCATGATTGCCGCCGTGCGGCCCGGGACTCTGCGCTATCAGGTCCCGGGGGAGGAGCCCCAGCTGGCCGCCATCTCCCCCGGCATGGTCAAGGTGGAGCACAACGACGTGCTGGTTTTGGTGGACTCCGCCGAGCACCCGGACGAGATCGACGCCGCCCGCGCCCAGCGGGAGGCCGACGAGGCCCGGGAGGCCCTCCTGCAAAAGAAGAGCCGCCAGGAGCATCAGGTGGCCCAGGCCACCCTGGCCCGCGCCCTCAACCGCCTGCGGGTCAAGGCCCACAGCGTCAATAATTAAACCGGTTCCCACCTCCTCCGGGGGGTGGGAATCAAGGTATATAAGGAGTTTCTATGGACCTGTGTGATATCAGCCAGATCAAGACCCTGCTGGCCCGGCACGGCTTTCGTTTTTCCAAGTCGATGGGGCAGAATTTCCTCATTGAGGACTGGGTCCCCCAGGACATCGCCGCC
It contains:
- the atpC gene encoding ATP synthase epsilon chain encodes the protein MDSFQVHILAADRTFYEGPCVSLTIPTSDGERGILAHHSSMIAAVRPGTLRYQVPGEEPQLAAISPGMVKVEHNDVLVLVDSAEHPDEIDAARAQREADEAREALLQKKSRQEHQVAQATLARALNRLRVKAHSVNN